Within Vicia villosa cultivar HV-30 ecotype Madison, WI linkage group LG1, Vvil1.0, whole genome shotgun sequence, the genomic segment CTCCTGGTAACAATAATGAGGCTATACCACTGGTTGCGACTGTTAGACATATATCATGTTTGGACCTTAATGTTGTTGCCAGTGTTCTCCACATGTATGTCTTACCAGTCCCACCGTAACCATGTAGGAAGAAGACTGCACCATTTTGTGAGTAGACGGCTCccataatttttttatacataGCTCTTTGTTCATCTCTCCGGTATTTCACATTGAAGAATAAATTTATGAATCTATAGTCATTATCAATCTATAAAGAATAATCCAAACAAAGAGTAGtattataaaaaatagttaaCGATAATATCAATTGTTTACCTGTAAGTCCACTAAAGAGATTTGTGAATTCTGTCTTTGTTTTTGCAATTTCATAATTGCGTTCATCATATATCAGTCTATTATCTAATTGTTGCAGAACATATCCATCCGGATAAGGGATTGGTTTGAAATCTTTTAGAGTCCTTTTATTTTCTTGAAGCAGCTTTTCAATTTCAATTAGTGTCAAATTTTGCAATTCCGCTTCTGTGAGAACCAATTCTGATTTTcaacattataaataacaaacttAGGAATTGGATAATAGGAGAGATGAATTTGGTTGTaattatatatacataatatatatGTAATAATAATTTATGACATATTGATTGAATTTACACTCTTAAAAACATGTATTTAAAACCAATTTCCTTTGAGCATGTAGGACACCATCAGATAACAGCTCCCATGATTCTCTCCAAACATGTGCTGGGCGATTAACAGCGCCTGACAATAGCATGACCACAAATAGTTTTCGGACAAAATGTCCAAACCCCCCATTCACTTGCCTCTTTGAGAGCACCAATATATTCTTTGTCATCTTCTAGAAATCTCATTGCGAAGCATGCATCTCTAAATGTTTTATATTGGCTGCTACAAACCTTGCGAATTTATTCATAACTTGTAGGTCCCTTGACTACTGTCAACATCATCCGCAGGTAAAAAAATTCACCAGTTGTTGGTGGAACCCATATCAATCTACCAATGGTGAATCCCTTTTTGCGGGGCCTCCACTCCCTTTCTCTCTTGTGGTAAACAAATTTAGATACAAATTGACCATAAGTGAGTGACTGTGCCTCAGGATACTTTGAGTTTGCAGAGAGCCAACCAGTAAACATGGAATCAATAACACTTGCATTCTCCAAAACATTTCCATGCGATCATGATCAGTGTAGTAAACAACCTTTTCGCCTACCAGGTTGTAGAACATACGCTCAACTGCAGGTCTTCTACCATGAATGTTAAAGGAGTGAATTCGCCAGCATGCTTCACATGGTGAGATATATCTGCAATCTAAGTATTGTTTTATTTCATCAACCGGTCCGTTGTCATTTTTTGACACCGAAGCTGTTATTCTGTCATAGCCTTTACTAAtgtatttgaaaagatttttgataGAAGTGCTCTGGTTACACCATTCCATGTTTATATGTGCGTTGTATTTTAGGAGAAATCTTTTGTTATAAGGTACAACATGACGGTTGTCCAATGTGATACCATTTTTTCAATACTATGTGTTTTTGATCTTCTCCTATATAGGGGATAACCTTCTACATCAACAATAGTTTCCTCGTTAAACTTCTTGGGAAAGTATTTAGAGCATTTACCATTTTTCATACAGGTTGAGATCGTGTGCGACAGTCCACAGGGCCCATGCATCATGTTAGATTTAACCAAGGCATACAACCTCGGATGAAGAGAAGGGTCTGGTATTTCAGCACAGATGATGTGGTCGATGTCGGATGGTGTGGGGTATTTGCTCTGAGGATGTAAGAAAATCAAAATATGTGCGTGTGGCAATCCCGTCTTCTGAAATTCAATTGTGtacattgtaacaccccatattttacattatttaatttaattggagtttaaattaatttcttggattattggtatttttattggaattattgggAAATTATAAAATGTTAGTCGTTGGGTCAAGTGGtggtgttagtaatgtgggggtgctaagtgagtgagcccattactaattattttatgttttcataaaataaaggaattgtgaAAAAGGGAAATTAGAAGCAAAAGAGAAAAGTTGGAGAACAGagagatacgtgaaagaggagaagacgaggaagaagaggaccttcgaagattcgactctaacGTAAGGGGGGACTCTTAGGGTTAGTGATTATTATGAAATCAAGGGTAGTAGAATGGATTAGAattattgtttgattcaattgTATGTGTTGGGTTTTTGGGGTTGTTAGATTTTGAgtaatcttataacttttatgtgaatttgatgaatttggatgatgaTGCTCATGTCTGTTGTTGATTGATGTTGGAAGCATGTTAGAATGGTGTTATAACATGTAAATTGGTGTTGTTTCGGTGTGATATCATAATGGTACGAAATTGGATTGGTAGAGAAGCTGAATTGCTGTCAAAAAAATGGATTTTGGGGTTACTGGtacgaagtaaccggttactggggtttgggtaaccggttaccaaactgtctgggaggcagtaaccggttactaaaATGgtagtaaccgattacccatggTAAAAACAAAAATCTGAGTTTTTGAatctcagtaaccggttactggggtttgggtaaccggttaccactgttttcttttgaaaaataaaatattttataaaagccataactttcaaaccgtacatcCATTTTGAGCGCCATTTTGAGCGTTGTGAAGCTTATTTAAAtctttatatgatgaattggtgaaatgggcagtggctctattttattttaaatgttaatttaatttaattgatggattgtagcattgtgtacatatatgtgtgaatgtaacgGTGTGTTGTTATGGTGATGTAACCACTTTGAATTCATTGGgactaatattcatagatgtgttaagtgatgtgatattcATGATATGTTGGGAtgaatatatatactatttgaatgtgcCTTGTTGATAATGATCGTTTAAATGTATATGTATCGAGATGTGGATTTAATAATGATGATGCTAAAATTGAATACATGTTGATATGATTATGTGTGATATAATTGTGGAtggtgaattgtgatggatgtgtGTTTACGTGATATGGTGATGACGTAactctttgttgttgttgtgttggttcGTTGTACTTGGTACTCAATTGTGGATTGTGTGATTGTTATTATGTTGTGTGATGAGTTGAATTATGACAATGTTGTGTATATGATTAAATTGGTGATTTGCATGTGATAGATGAGGCATGCATTTGTTTGAATCATATGTTGACTATATCCAGATGGAGAGGGATCAGTGGtagataattcccattgtgtggaattagtgagagaagtagttgtatccttgatgatggtggatcggtaagatgggttaatcccatgattggtaccacatgcatatagttgcattgcattaggcgtATGattgattataacatgaatggaaggttgtccaatgttataatgttgtgtgtttgattaactgttgtgtatctgaaatacatgttataattgggtgaataataattGTATGATGTTTTGCTGCTGATGAatgtataatacttattaatttcgaatgagactcacccttacatgttgatattttcagatcgAGGAGTAGTGGCCTATTGAtcggtgaggatagcttatagaGCTCATCCAGTAGTTCGATgtcgtgtcagtcatgctctgatagtgtaacactggggaacgatttaGTTAGAGTTTGAGTTGTGTACTTTGTTTTGGTGGTTTTGGTTTTATTCCATTACTTTAATTTGGAGATGTAtactttccgctgtgttaaacatgatgtcgTTTAATTGATGAATCGTTTCTAATAAGGCATGACAATTGACAcatgtttgttttaaattaattgtgGCACTCTTGATTATATGTTTTTActctaattaatttataaattttcgcggggtttagaagagtGTTACATACATAACTATCGAGGTAGGAGTTAGTTAATATGTAATTTTAATTTAAGAAGAAGATGTTAATTACTTAAAACAACTTAACAAAGCATACTTACATGCCAAAACTTTGCCTAGAACATGCTTTTTAGTTATATCGGCAATGAGTTCgtcaaattttattttgaagactTTAGTAATAATATCAGGTTGATCGTGTGGTTGTAAACCAGTTTCTGACAATGCCCGGATAATCTCTGGCCATGTTGGATTGCAAGTAAATGTAATGAATAGGTATGGAAAACCCAATCTACTTGAAATTGCCATTCCGTCAAAATACAGTTGATCCATATATCCTTTTCCACTGACAAAAGATGACGACAAGACAACTCGCTTTCCCCACTTTTGTCGTTGTCTGGTATCATCGTTATTGCATTCATCAGTCAACCTGTTATGTTTTCCCACTctttattttgattgattattTCGCAACCATTTTAGTCTTTCAGATTCCATCATACAATAACCATCTACCAAGAACTGTTGAAAAAGACGGCGTGAGTGTAGCAAAGTTTTTGCCTCATATTTACGTTCTTGCAACCTGTATGAAAGCCAATCCTTGATGCTCTGACGATTTTTTCTAGTAACCTTAGTTTTGTGGCGATACCTATGTAATATGTTTTTCCTATAACCATCTTCACCATACGCAAATATGAGAGGGTATTGATATGCCAAATATGATGGATGTAACTCATCAATACGTTGCAAACCACCGTTGCGTGCTTGAATAATAATGTCCCTATTACAAGCAGAATCAATGTCTCCCATAACTAGTGCAGCAACTTCCGAAACCGTCGGTCTGTTATACACGCGTCCATCCTCAGGTCTATCACATATAACCCTCAGTTTTAAGTCTAAGAATGCATTATCGTCCAGAATATCCCTCGCCATTCTAAAAAATTTAGCATGAATATTGAACTCATCTAACATGATCTTCAACTTGTGAACAATGTTCTTGTCAATTTCAGTATTGTCTCTGTCCATTTTATGGgacgttaaaaataaatataggtaAGGATCACGAAGAAATGAACTATTTGTGGGATATTAGAAATACCTGAAACACTTCATTCTATTAGAAACTTCATTATCTGTGTCATAAATATATAGCTGAGCATATAAGGGACGGTCTCCAGTTTCTGGTAGTAGAGTACCTATTCGATGACAAGTTTGACCGTGTAGTCTCAAAGTTGGTGGCCCTCCGGTCTTTGAGTATGATGTGTCAAATTTCATTCCAGGAGAAGTAAACGAAAACATTGAGTTGTATGTTCTAATATTATTCCGATAATTTTTGCTGTCGGGAGATGTTTTATTAAACAGCAGATGCTTCAAGGGTGGTGGGGGTTCCTCAAGTAAAGGCAAAACAATTTTACCATCGCGACAGCAGCGATGGAATGTTGGAACATGTCCCTTTTTGATTTTACTGGCACGTTCTTGAAGCCACATATGAGCATGACAATATGTACATTCCCATATTTGATCTCCTATATCAGAATATTCtgcaaatttataaattaattaatatattgtcATTTCCGATCTAAACATTTGATGTGTCGTTGCAATGTTTATTCTTTCTAACAATACCTTGTAAATTTGAATCTGGTAAGGCTTGTTGTTCAATGTCATCATCAGAGTCCGAAGTATTGGAGGAACTGCAATCATCCTCTGAGTTAGACAGTGGTTCCTGGGAATATTGTGTTTCAGGTTGTAGGACATAAATCTTCCTATTCTCCAATATAAGCCTTCTTCTCTTGCGAGCATCAATTGAATGAGATTTATCTTGTAGTTTTTGAATAGAAACTGGGGAGACTGGAGTTGGGGATGGGGCACTGTTGGCATGACCACATGATGTTTTGTTATTTTGCAATATCAGCCTTCTTTTCTTTGTTGCATCACTTAGGTCAGTTTTATCTACCAACTTTTGGTATGAAACAGACACAGGAGAATCACCTGATTCATTGGATATATGTGTAGATATAAAAGGTAGTACAGGTGCTACCCAATTAGTTATTTGAGAGGAAGTAGATTCTTGTGTTTTGTCAGTGCGTTGCGCATCTCTCTTCTCCTTCAATCTAAGTCTCCTACTTTGTCTAGCAATAGAAGAGTTAGTATGATTGTTTCCTTCATTAGTTTGTATCATATTTCATAAAGATAGTAAGGATGGATGTAAGTAGTGCAAAGAAGAATTTGAGTGGagcaattttatatatatatatatatatatatatatatatatatatatatatatatcaattacaATATAAAACTGTATTGATTAAAATTAGTGGAGTTAAAACAGCGGTTATGAAACAAACAGATATACTATTAATGGGGTATGTTGGAAAGTTGATTGGGATGAGGCAAATGAATGGATAACTTTGTTAACTGTCTCAATAAGTGAAGAATAATTTGCTATATAATTGCTACAATGAAAATGGAAGGTCTTGTCATTATAATTTCCAAACGTTATGTACAATCCTTTATATAACTGATTATAAGAGTCCGTATTAATGATAACATGAATGAACATTAAAATATTTCTAACTCTTATGTGTACCTTTATTTAAATCTGTACCTGATCCGATTATCGATGCTAAAGGAATTATATCAACTGTTGTTTGTTTATCTTGTTGCCCCTAGTGTTTTCCCAGCATTGATCACAACGCCCGTGCAAGTTCCACAACATACTTAACATACTATGCACAAACAAAGACAATCAGAAGCAATTCAATTACCCCATGTAATCAGATAAGTGTCATCAAATTTAAGAGAATACATCCAGTCATATCGCTCAATCAGAAACGAAAAAGCTAACAGATTCTTAACACAcacaataaaaataaaggaaaacagtTACAAAAGTGCTACCTGACCACCGGTATCAGAATCACGCCCCAGTTCCATATTCTCGCCACATATGAGTCCATGGATACTGCACATAAACACGTCGTTAAATTCAAgaataacaaaacaaaaccatACACAGAGATACGAAAGAGAGCTccacataataaaaacaaaaattataataacATCAATCATGAGCAACACAGCTGGATATCCACTTTTATATTCAAATAATCCAAAACTGAATGAAAAAGTTAAGTAATGCAAAAACACAATGATATAGAATTACACAAACCAATTTTTAATAAGCTACGATACCTAATAAGAACAATTTAGAGCTTCTTTCCTTTCAGACTATTAGCCCAAGTCTCCATAGCATCAGCAGAAGAAATCCTAGGCAATCTGGATCTAACAGAATCACCACTATTTTGTTATCTGAACACATTAACTTTATGTTTTAGTATATCTTGTGTTCAATTCAATGGACTTCACTACCATACATATTATAAACTCTGATTCCACGTActcttatattaattattatttataacatccAATGGATCATTTTGTCTGTGCATTTTAGCCGTGTTGATTTCTTAGCAACATTGCAAATtctttttcatgttattttttatattaattaacatCCAATGGATCATTTTGTCTGTGCCTTTTAGCCGTGTTGATTTGTCAGCAATATTGCAAATtctttttcatgttattttttagattaattttttataatagcaTGTAATGTTTGATTGTGTATTGCATATGAGTCAACGACAAAGTATATCAAAGCAGTAGACTGTATGATTAACAGAAAGCAGAAAACTCTTATATTAAGGGAACAGAAATCAAATTACATAATGGTAACCAAACCAAAAGGACTACACTCACAAGTCTTATTTGTTTATGCGGCAATCAAAACACAAACCGACCGAACTGGAAAGGAATTATAACATGTCCACACCATAAAACAAAAACTGACCAAAACATACATAAAATTATGCAGGAACTACTAATCTATCTTCTCTAGTTTTATAATTTTCTTGAGCTTGTTTGATGAAAGTTCTCCATCACAAGTGCCATCCGAGGTTGTCGACTCACTTGATGCGCCTGGAAACTGTCTTTTGCCAGTAGGAGTAATTGGATATGGGCTATGCGTCGAAGCCACATCAAGATCCTGTTATAGAAGTGAACAAACATCACACAATATAGATGTTGATCAGTCCAATCAAATTGAAGTACATTTCATACCATTAAATGTGCTTACCACAACAAAACCAGGTTCTGAAAGTGCAGTGCCCTTTGCTTCAGCAACGCCTTCCTTGATCTACAAATCATTGGAAATATATTACATAACCATAATATGCGCAAAGACAGTTTAAAATGAATTAACTTACAACTACTAAGAGACCAAAATCATATAGAAACATAAATACCTCAAGTGGTCAGCTGGTATGGAGTTTATAGGTACAACCTCCTATtaaaagtaaattaaaatatattaacatgaaaaaacatatattatAAACGGGTTTGAAATGAAAACGCAATGGTTAAATTAAAGTACTTCATCTGTGTCAAGCTGATAACTAAGCTCTTTCACAAAAGGTTCATTCTTCAATAGCATAACTACCGAGGCATTCTTCCACCGTGGTTGCCACTTGATTTTGAAAGCCATCTTGCAATCCAACATCTGATCCAATGCCAGTGGAAATTCCAATGGATCATGAATGCCAGTCTATACAAGGATGCAAACCAATGAACATTTATGTCTTGCATAATTGTCTATGTTTTTGGGAGAGTATGTAAACGGAAATACCTTGATTATTGTATGACGCAGCTGAGATAAATCTAACGAATTGAACCGAGATGTTCGTGAAATTTTTACAAATTGAGTTTTAGCTGGGAAAAAGTTCGTGATGAACTCGAACTCGGCTAATTCTTGACGAGTCGAatttgagctgaaaaaaagttCGTCATTAACTAAAACTCGATCAATTCTCAACGAGTCGAACTGAATTGAGGTGAGTTCGATTCGAGTCGACTCATTTTCGGCCTTAGCATAGTTGTGTTTTGACTGAGTCtaaattattttaaactattgtgtttcttgatttttttttttctttcatcttagCGCATTCCTTGTGCTTAGctgaaattattaaataattttttcttcctCTTCGAAAACACTtggataaaaaaatcaagaaatcaaTCTTAAAGATTTCGAGAAAGATTCCTACTTAGCCGCAAAGGTAATGAAtagaaattaaaaaacaaaataatgcaTAGATTAAAGATATACAAACATGTTAGAATTTATAAAGAATGACGATAAGATAATTTTATAGGAACAGTCAGAttcaatataaaaacataataagatAATAAGAATTTATTAATCTATACCACTTATTATTTATATTGACACACCAGGTCAAATAATAATAAGTGTAAAGGGGGGTTTTGAAAAACAATTGTTTCatgaaaattcttatttttaaatgagagatgagaggaagaaatattaaccattagattcatcaagagagagaaattaatagcctcattaatgtagtaacattctctctcttgatgaattcaatggttgatatttcttcctctcatctatcatttaaaaaatgctctcactttatATActcgctatatatatatatatatatatatatatatatatatatatatatatatatatatatatatatatatatatatatatatatagggaacatatcaagtgagagcattttaaaatgagagatgagaggaataaatatcaaccattggattcatcaagagagagaaggttaatgcattaatgtggttattattttctctttcttgatgaatctaatggttgCTATTTAttactctcatctctcattttaaaatgctctcacttgatatgctctcaCTTAATCTATACCACTTATTATTTATATTGACACACCAGGTCAAATAATAATAAGTGTAAATTTGGGGGGTTTTTGAAAAACAATTGTTTCATGAaaattcttattttatatatatatatatatatatatatatatatatatatatatatatatatatatatatatatatatatatatatatataaaataaggaTATCTCAATCCACCCATTAATACTCTTAGGTCTCCGACGAAATTTCAATTATGCCCtctgttttcggagatgtacaTCATGAAGCATCCTTTTTGTCTAAAATTTAGTTTTATTTAGAGGTGTATCTTCAGAAGTAGTTGGAAGAATTTcgtaataattcaattaaaagaGGGTTTCGTACATACACATACGAAACAAAATTAAGAAATTTTCATAATAATTTAGTTAAGAGAAGGTTTCGTAGATACACCTACGGAataattgaaaacaaaaaatTGTTCGAGTGAAGgtcaattttagtccctcacaaaaactgcagaggtcagattagtcattaagaaaaaaaatcccttataaaatttaactgagccatgttagtccctctttaaatattgttttcaaacgatttttttcctatttttaaaccgtgattggactcctattttacgactgttgatttaaaattatttgtgaagggattgtagataaatcatcgTCATACACGATGTTCTTTTTTTTGGTTGGGTTTATTATTAGGCTTATGAGTGGGTGACTACGGTTTTtcttgttatgtattcttgtgtattaggtgttATTGTTTTAGTTGTTACTGATCTTTTAGGAAGATTTTATTCTGGATAATTTAGGCTAATTTCTTACTTTTATAAATAATACTTGTGAcgaaaataatacacatgatatgttggaagaaaattgatttatACCATATTCCttaagttttaatgataacaaagtatttaatgaacaattagATATACTAGCTTCTGGTGGAAACTCAGACTCTAAAGATCATGTGCTAAGGAACTTAATTTGTACTCAATTTCTGAAAGTATGTTTATCTTGTCAAGTCTAGTtacaatttgaaaattaaaaaaaaatcgtttgaaaaaaatattaaaaaaggactaacatgactcagttaaatgttgtaagggattaaatatggACTTTTTTTCTTATGGACTAATTTAGACCAGCTCTTTTTTTGTGAAAGACTAAAATGAGTCTTCATTAACAGTCCAGTCACAGTTCAAAAGTTAGAAAAGAAACCGATTTGAAATGATATTAGTAGAGGATAAAcatggctcggttaaattttgtaaatgatttaatagaattttttttctcagggactaattaaacttctgtagtttttgtgagggaaTAAAATAAACCTTCACTCAAGTTTGTTAAGAAAAGATTCCGTAGATACACATGTTTCCGTAGATATCCAAACTTGAGTGAAGGTTTAATTagtcaagatatccaaagattaacgtcaaaatgagcttttatataacgttaattttgatgttattcaatgacatagtaaatcattatagattaagctcaaactttataggaatgatctatatgatattatgtttcaatccaacggttgaatttaaaaaatattatttcgagatgtagttattgaacgagtgtaactcgtggtgtaactcttcgggtgtaatttgatccctcctatatatatatatatatatatatatatatatatatatatatatatatatatatatatatatatatatatatatatatatatatatatatatatatatatatatatatatatatatataggaaatgtatcaagtaggagagtttttaaataagagataagaggatttaatgctaaccattggattaatcaagagatggattaatcaagagagagaaataataattatattaatattttaataaataatttaattctctctcttgattaatccaatgattagcattgaatcctcttatctcttatttaaaaattcctcctacttgatacatcccctatatatatatatatatatatatatatatatatatatatatatatatatatatatatatatatatatatatatatatatatatatatatggctgtCTTGGAGGGCGTCCAAGGCGGGTTACTGCACAAGGTCTCAAAATTTTTACGGTCAAACTATAGTTAACTAGGGTCTCATAAAATAAATGACAGGTTATATCGTGATTAAATAGAgcctctatttatttattttttgttaaaatgtgatttttacacAGGACCTCCAaaaacttaatatatatatatatatataattcttttaTCAGTTCTTTCAATTAGCTTtcgttaataataattttataacatcacttataatttttttcctataaaattaaacgttatttcttaattaaaaaatggAGGGAGTATTTTATTTTGCAGCATGAACCCACGGTGCAGCGCGGTGCTAGGATCTTGTTGCCTCGATTTTTGAAGAGACGCGTTAAGGTGTCTCACGAGGCGTTGCATTAATGTGCATGTTGCATCTGATGTGGTTGGATCATCATTTTAAACGCTACTCGTTATATGTCAAGGTGGTTTGCATATGGAGCATGACTTTGCATTCATACTAAGTTCAAATATTGTACTTATAAGTTATATATGTAAATTGATCACAAGCTATATTTCGTTTTAGAATAAAGTTTTAGATTAAGCTTCTCTTAAATGAACAAACTtactttagaatgtaaaataggaatATCAACACTAGGAAGTATTAATGCCGATAACTTTTAAAAGTGATTATATTATCTTTAAGCAATTGTAGTGAGAAATGAACTTTATCCATAAAGAGAAATGCTAAATGTACACCAAAAAGCTACACCTACACTGTATTTATTTACCATTATACACactcttgttttttttaataatttttctttGGTATTGGGTTTGGTGTAACACTAGATATAATTTGAAATACTTACGGTGTAAGTATGGTGTAAAAATCTCAGTGTATGCATAGCAATGCTGATCCATAAATTATGTGTTTCTTAAATACTTTCAAGATTGTCAAGTATGGAATGTGGAGATTTTGAACTTATATTCTAAGAAATGTGTAAAAATGATATAATGTGGAGATTTTAAAAGTTAGAATATTTATAAAGAAAACTATATATTCTACTAGTAATACAATCTTAAGTTCTGTTTGGCAAGTCCTATTTTGAGTCTATAGCTTATAAACTCGtatgataataaaagacttctttagtaacagtcttttcatcacaagtttataatttattttactgacttatagcttattttctagaCTCTATCTTAAATAGCCttttagcttataacttatagcttatcattttttcttccattattactcttgcaaattttaattattttaaatatacatttaattattaattaagaaggcaaaatactctttttggtcccttatgttaacctcggagttcattttggtcccttaacttaaaaaagtgtcatattggtccattaactcttcaaaaggtgtcattttagtcctttttgtcacattagcgacggaaaaactcaaaaatcggtcgctaaatcCGTTGCTTATTAGATATCAGTCATTAGCCATCAGctatcagctataagctataagttatcagccataaactataag encodes:
- the LOC131647543 gene encoding uncharacterized protein LOC131647543; the encoded protein is MAISSRLGFPYLFITFTCNPTWPEIIRALSETGLQPHDQPDIITKVFKIKFDELIADITKKHVLGKVLACAVNRPAHVWRESWELLSDGVLHAQRKLIDNDYRFINLFFNVKYRRDEQRAMYKKIMGAVYSQNGAVFFLHGYGGTGKTYMWRTLATTLRSKHDICLTVATSGIASLLLPGGRTAHSKFKIPVPTLDNSTCKIEYNDYVGDLLRQTKLIIWDEAPMAHKHAFEALDRTLRDVMSTYSNSKEMFGGKVVVFGGDFRQILPVVPRGSRSDIVHFAINASYIWNTVQVLTLTKNMRLQSGLTENDKTEIQ
- the LOC131647553 gene encoding uncharacterized protein LOC131647553; the protein is MIQTNEGNNHTNSSIARQSRRLRLKEKRDAQRTDKTQESTSSQITNWVAPVLPFISTHISNESGDSPVSVSYQKLVDKTDLSDATKKRRLILQNNKTSCGHANSAPSPTPVSPVSIQKLQDKSHSIDARKRRRLILENRKIYVLQPETQYSQEPLSNSEDDCSSSNTSDSDDDIEQQALPDSNLQEYSDIGDQIWECTYCHAHMWLQERASKIKKGHVPTFHRCCRDGKIVLPLLEEPPPPLKHLLFNKTSPDSKNYRNNIRTYNSMFSFTSPGMKFDTSYSKTGGPPTLRLHGQTCHRIGTLLPETGDRPLYAQLYIYDTDNEVSNRMKCFRDNTEIDKNIVHKLKIMLDEFNIHAKFFRMARDILDDNAFLDLKLRVICDRPEDGRVYNRPTVSEVAALVMGDIDSACNRDIIIQARNGGLQRIDELHPSYLAYQYPLIFAYGEDGYRKNILHRYRHKTKVTRKNRQSIKDWLSYRLQERKYEAKTLLHSRRLFQQFLVDGYCMMESERLKWLRNNQSK